Genomic window (Candidatus Eremiobacterota bacterium):
CGCCATTCGGCGCGAGGTGCGCGCGCGGCGGCGAGGTCGGCGTCATCGTGCCGTCTCGCATGACCGCGGTGATGTCGGCGAGCATCGTCGTGCTCGAGGCCCAGTAGCCGTGGCCGAGGAAATCGCAGCGGAAGTACGATGCGTCGACGGCGTTGACGTTCGGCGGCAGCGCGAGCGTGTCGTCGCAGCCGGTCAGGCCCGCGCGGCAGTGTCCGTGCAGCTCGCGCGAGAGCTGCAGCGCCTTGTCGTGCGAGCTGCTGTACAGCGTCAGACCTTGCGCCGCGGTCGCCATCGCCGGCACGGCTTCCCAGAACGTCGCCGCGTCGACGTCGGGCGCGGCGAACACCACCTGGCCGACGCGGCCGTGCAGTCCCGCCGGCTTCGCGCGCGCGAGATAGTCCAGCGCCGCGACCACGACGCGGTTCCCCATGCTGTGCGCGATGATGTTCACCGTCGCCGGCCCGTCGCTGCGCTGCAGCAGCGCGACCAGGAAATCACGGAAGTGCTGGGCCGCCCAGCCGTTGTTCGTCTCGTCGTCGATGTAGCGCAGCGTCTTGTTCTTCGAGGGCCAGCTGTAGGCGAGCGGCACCGCCGCCGTGTCGACGCTCGCGGCCGCGCCCGCCGTCATCCGCACCGGCCCTTCGAAGTTGTTGTTGAAGCCGTGGACGAAGATCGTCACGGTCGAGGCGCTCGGATACGCGCTCTTCATCGCCGTGACGAACGCCGCGAGATCGGCCGACGACTCGACCGGCCCCAGCAGCGGGCCGTTCACGCGCACGATTCCGTAGTGCAGCGCGCAGTCGGGCGCGGGTTGGCAGGCGAGGATCGGCCGTTCGTTGGTGAACGCTTGGCCGAGCGGCGGCGGCGCCGGCGCCGAGCCCGCGACGCGGTCGGTGACGGTGAACGTCGTGCGCGGCGGCAGCGCAGCGCCGCCGAGGCGCACGATCCGGCCGAGTTCCAGCGTGCGGTGCGCCGTCGTCCCGCTGCGGATCACGACCGTGCCGAACGACTTCGACGTGCCGCGGTACTGCGCTTCGAGGCCGTAGGTGCCGGGCGGGACGAGCGGCGGAATGCCGCTGTCGGGCGCGGCGTTGGTGAAGCTGTAAAACCCGCCCG
Coding sequences:
- a CDS encoding alpha/beta hydrolase, producing MYGMVKTAALLAVVFASVPGAAAAQQAVEANPLAPQTARVVVLEGHVRSGQKAVAKADVRLVKNGTVVVNALSDAGGFYSFTNAAPDSGIPPLVPPGTYGLEAQYRGTSKSFGTVVIRSGTTAHRTLELGRIVRLGGAALPPRTTFTVTDRVAGSAPAPPPLGQAFTNERPILACQPAPDCALHYGIVRVNGPLLGPVESSADLAAFVTAMKSAYPSASTVTIFVHGFNNNFEGPVRMTAGAAASVDTAAVPLAYSWPSKNKTLRYIDDETNNGWAAQHFRDFLVALLQRSDGPATVNIIAHSMGNRVVVAALDYLARAKPAGLHGRVGQVVFAAPDVDAATFWEAVPAMATAAQGLTLYSSSHDKALQLSRELHGHCRAGLTGCDDTLALPPNVNAVDASYFRCDFLGHGYWASSTTMLADITAVMRDGTMTPTSPPRAHLAPNGGPGRFRFVSGAPDDRPCASEPSS